One genomic region from Streptomyces sp. NBC_00457 encodes:
- the tgmB gene encoding ATP-grasp ribosomal peptide maturase: protein MTVLILTSEADVTADLVVVHLNVSGVPVIRLDPADLTGDVGLSGEYVHGGFRGHLSAGGRLVSIEGVRSIWVRRPGAAATRAPAPSSWLTEEASQALYGMLRGSDARWMNHPDAARRARHKPWQLRLAQRCGLPVPATLITTFPQAAREFSERYPDLVVKPVSGAHPQDPPRAVPTSRVAPGTDFAAVAFGPTLLQRRIAKRADIRLTAVGDRMLAARKVADTDPDQVDVRFALSDSPWQAAEVPPRVAAAVRLYLREAELAYGAFDFAEDADGTWWFLECNQSGQFGFVEVDTGQPIARSIAEWLAQPGPERRSQVNGTNRAAS from the coding sequence ATGACCGTCCTGATCCTCACGTCCGAAGCGGATGTGACGGCCGACCTGGTGGTGGTGCACCTCAACGTGTCCGGGGTACCGGTGATCCGGCTCGACCCGGCCGACCTGACCGGCGATGTCGGGCTGTCCGGGGAGTATGTGCACGGTGGGTTCCGCGGCCATCTGTCGGCCGGGGGGCGGCTGGTGAGCATCGAGGGGGTGCGCTCGATCTGGGTGCGCAGGCCGGGGGCCGCGGCCACGCGCGCCCCCGCGCCGTCCTCCTGGCTGACGGAGGAGGCATCACAGGCTCTGTACGGCATGCTCCGCGGTTCGGACGCGCGCTGGATGAACCATCCGGACGCGGCCCGCCGCGCCCGCCACAAGCCGTGGCAGCTCCGGCTGGCCCAGCGGTGCGGCCTGCCCGTGCCGGCCACCTTGATCACGACGTTCCCGCAGGCCGCCCGCGAGTTCTCCGAGCGCTACCCCGATCTGGTCGTCAAGCCGGTCTCCGGGGCGCACCCGCAGGACCCGCCGCGGGCGGTGCCGACCAGCAGGGTGGCACCCGGCACGGACTTCGCCGCCGTCGCGTTCGGTCCCACCCTGCTGCAACGGCGTATCGCCAAGCGGGCCGACATCCGCCTCACGGCCGTCGGCGACCGGATGCTCGCCGCCCGCAAGGTCGCGGACACGGACCCCGACCAGGTGGACGTCCGCTTCGCCCTCTCCGACTCCCCTTGGCAGGCCGCCGAGGTGCCGCCACGTGTCGCCGCCGCTGTCCGCCTCTACCTCCGTGAGGCGGAACTGGCCTACGGCGCCTTCGACTTCGCCGAGGACGCCGACGGCACCTGGTGGTTCCTGGAGTGCAACCAGTCGGGCCAGTTCGGCTTCGTCGAGGTGGACACGGGTCAGCCGATCGCCCGGAGCATCGCGGAGTGGCTGGCGCAACCGGGTCCGGAACGGCGCTCGCAGGTCAACGGCACGAACAGGGCGGCTTCTTGA
- a CDS encoding DM13 domain-containing protein has protein sequence MGRVRKVLTKPWVIGALVVAFAGVGAGLYWFQPWKLWQDETVVEALPEVAPSSSSSPAPSSSASAEAVPSPVAQEPQTLAKGELISHEHATSGTVKLVRLADGSHVVRLESLDTSNGPDLRVWLTDAPVKEGVAGWRVFDDGKYVSLGKLKGNKGSQNYALPKEVDPAKYSSVSIWCDRFDVSFGAAELRSA, from the coding sequence ATGGGGCGCGTGCGCAAGGTACTGACGAAGCCATGGGTCATCGGGGCGCTGGTGGTGGCGTTCGCCGGAGTCGGTGCGGGGCTGTACTGGTTCCAGCCGTGGAAGCTATGGCAGGACGAGACGGTGGTGGAGGCGCTTCCCGAGGTCGCCCCGTCCTCGTCCTCGTCCCCGGCCCCGTCCTCTTCCGCGTCGGCCGAGGCGGTGCCGTCCCCGGTGGCGCAGGAGCCGCAGACGCTGGCCAAGGGCGAGTTGATCAGCCACGAGCACGCCACCTCGGGCACGGTGAAGCTCGTACGACTGGCCGACGGCTCCCATGTCGTACGGCTGGAGAGCCTGGACACCAGCAACGGTCCGGACCTGCGCGTGTGGCTGACCGACGCGCCGGTGAAGGAGGGCGTCGCCGGGTGGCGCGTCTTCGACGACGGCAAGTACGTCAGCCTCGGCAAGCTCAAGGGCAACAAGGGCAGCCAGAACTACGCCCTGCCCAAGGAGGTCGACCCCGCCAAGTACAGCAGCGTCAGCATCTGGTGCGACCGGTTCGACGTCTCCTTCGGAGCCGCCGAACTCAGGTCCGCCTGA
- the tgmA gene encoding putative ATP-grasp-modified RiPP, which yields MQPFTLNYARPAAELEVTTPYIYDSGLQLNVLMDGRIAARDFALMRELGTTTSTAGSKTHFDD from the coding sequence ATGCAACCGTTCACGCTCAACTACGCACGTCCGGCAGCAGAGTTGGAAGTCACCACTCCGTACATCTATGACTCCGGACTGCAGTTGAACGTGCTCATGGACGGGCGGATAGCCGCCCGCGACTTCGCCCTGATGAGGGAACTGGGGACCACGACGTCGACCGCGGGCTCGAAGACTCACTTCGACGACTGA
- a CDS encoding YkvA family protein: MDSTTEWIVVAAVLAAALLTVAVALLVRLVRARRALRRAGLPTGPRWVFWGALLYFVLPTDLVPDPVYLDDIGVLLLALRSLRAPLGPSRADRRNGPA; this comes from the coding sequence GTGGATTCGACCACTGAATGGATCGTCGTGGCGGCGGTCCTGGCGGCGGCCCTGCTGACCGTGGCCGTCGCCCTGCTGGTGCGGCTGGTCCGGGCCCGGCGCGCGCTGCGCCGGGCGGGACTGCCGACCGGGCCACGCTGGGTGTTCTGGGGTGCCCTGCTCTACTTTGTGCTGCCCACCGACCTGGTGCCGGACCCGGTGTACCTGGACGACATCGGCGTACTGCTCCTCGCCCTGCGCTCCCTGCGCGCGCCCCTCGGCCCTTCGCGCGCCGACCGCCGGAATGGTCCCGCCTGA
- a CDS encoding FAD-dependent oxidoreductase yields the protein MPRPLRVAIVGAGPAGIYAADALLKSDVAAEPGVSIDLFERMPAPFGLIRYGVAPDHPRIKGIITALHQVLDKPQIRLFGNVDYPTDISLDDLRAFYDAVIFSTGATADRDLSIPGVELDGSYGAADFVSWYDGHPDVPRTWPLTARKVAVLGVGNVALDVARILAKTADELLPTEIPPNVFDGLKANEAVEIHVFGRRGPAQAKFSPMELRELDHSPTIEVIVDPEDIDYDEGSIETRRGNKQADMVAKTLENWAIRDVGDRPHKLFLHFFESPTEILGEDGKVVGLRTERTALDGTGNVKGTGEFKDWDVTAVYRAVGYLSDKLPKLPWDLDSGTVPDEGGRVIQESGEHLQSTYVTGWIRRGPVGLIGHTKGDANETVSNLLADHAGGRLHTPASPEPDAVDAFLAERNVRFTTWDGWYKLDAAEKALGEPQGRERVKLVEREDMLKASGA from the coding sequence ATGCCCCGCCCCCTGCGGGTAGCCATCGTCGGAGCCGGCCCCGCCGGTATCTACGCCGCCGACGCGTTGCTCAAGTCCGACGTGGCCGCCGAACCCGGTGTGTCCATCGACCTCTTCGAGCGCATGCCGGCCCCGTTCGGGCTGATCCGGTACGGCGTCGCCCCCGACCACCCCAGGATCAAGGGCATCATCACCGCCCTCCACCAGGTGCTGGACAAGCCGCAGATCCGTCTGTTCGGCAACGTGGACTACCCGACCGACATCAGCCTGGACGACCTGCGCGCGTTCTACGACGCGGTGATCTTCTCCACCGGCGCCACGGCCGACCGCGACCTGTCGATCCCCGGCGTCGAACTCGACGGCTCGTACGGCGCCGCGGACTTCGTCTCCTGGTACGACGGCCACCCGGACGTGCCGCGCACCTGGCCGCTCACCGCCAGGAAGGTCGCCGTCCTCGGCGTCGGCAACGTGGCGCTCGACGTGGCGCGCATCCTGGCCAAGACCGCGGACGAACTGCTGCCCACGGAGATACCGCCGAACGTCTTCGACGGCCTGAAGGCCAACGAGGCCGTGGAGATCCATGTGTTCGGCCGCCGTGGCCCGGCGCAGGCGAAGTTCTCCCCGATGGAACTGCGCGAGCTGGACCACTCCCCCACCATCGAAGTCATCGTCGACCCCGAGGACATCGACTACGACGAGGGCTCGATCGAGACCCGGCGCGGCAACAAGCAGGCCGACATGGTCGCCAAGACCCTGGAGAACTGGGCCATCCGCGACGTCGGCGACCGGCCGCACAAGCTGTTCCTGCACTTCTTCGAGTCGCCTACCGAGATCCTCGGCGAGGACGGCAAGGTCGTCGGCCTGCGCACCGAGCGCACCGCCCTCGACGGCACCGGCAACGTCAAGGGCACCGGCGAGTTCAAGGACTGGGACGTCACGGCGGTCTACCGCGCCGTCGGCTATCTCTCCGACAAGCTCCCCAAGCTGCCCTGGGACCTCGACTCGGGCACGGTCCCCGACGAGGGCGGCCGGGTCATCCAGGAGAGCGGTGAGCACCTGCAGTCGACGTATGTCACCGGCTGGATCCGGCGCGGTCCCGTGGGTCTGATCGGCCACACCAAGGGCGACGCCAACGAGACGGTGTCCAACCTCCTGGCCGACCACGCGGGCGGCCGTCTGCACACACCGGCTTCGCCCGAGCCGGACGCCGTGGACGCGTTCCTCGCCGAGCGGAACGTCCGGTTCACCACCTGGGACGGCTGGTACAAGCTGGACGCCGCCGAGAAGGCGCTGGGCGAGCCGCAGGGCCGCGAGCGCGTGAAGCTCGTCGAGCGTGAGGACATGCTGAAGGCGAGCGGCGCGTAA